A window of the Helianthus annuus cultivar XRQ/B chromosome 4, HanXRQr2.0-SUNRISE, whole genome shotgun sequence genome harbors these coding sequences:
- the LOC110933050 gene encoding glutamic acid-rich protein-like yields the protein MEQNQKLLKRVATLGGRVEAQEKHIQELNRRTTDLKAEALKGREVQDLILRDARVDHERLNSHAERLGMMDWRVHQLEEARFAPEPEPAPVPAPPEPEAEEEEEEPEEEEEEPEEEKEEPEEVSDNDGDDDDGSDLEDGDVDD from the coding sequence atggagcaaaatcagaaattactaaAAAGGGTTGCTACCCTAGGAGGGCGAGTGGAAGCTCAGGAGAAGCATATACAGGAACTTAATAGGAGAACTACTGATttgaaggcagaagccctaaaagggcgCGAGGTACAAGATCTGATACTGAGAGACGCTCGAGTGGatcatgaaaggcttaactcgcaTGCCGAAAGGCTAGGTATGATGGATTGGAGGGTCCATCAGTTGGAGGAAGCCCGCTTCGCACCTGAACCCGAGCCAGCCCCAGTCCCGGCACCTCCCGAGCCAGAggcggaagaggaggaagaagagccggaagaggaggaagaagagccgGAAGAGGAGAAAGAAGAGCCGGAGGAGGTCTCGGATAATGAcggagacgatgatgatggtagtgacctcgAGGATGGAGACGTGGACGACTGA